The genomic interval GATGGCAAACTGTCTCTTACGAAAACAATTCAAATTCGGAATTGGAACTCCAAGTTTTTGTTGTCCTCAACAGCCACCAGTGAAGAGCAGCATTCTCCTAACATTATGAAAATGTTCTGGCTTAGGCCCTGGTCTTCTATTGAGACATATGACCCCAAAATACCTTACAGACTGAGAAATTCCTTAATGCAGTCAATTTCATGACACTTTGAAGAAGTCTGAGTGAGTGGAGGTCTACAGTTTATATGACAGATCAGAGAGATGTAACTGTGCCTGATAAAGCACACGAAAAGAAATCACGACACTGATTCCCATCAAGGAATATTTGTCTTACAGAGCCATAACACGGGAGGGTAGTTAGTTGCACTTTCAGATAATTTTGGCAACACTCTCTTAACTCTTTTCACAGGTATTCCAAGGACATTCATCAAGGTGGACACCCAATTAGAAAAAAAAcccagaaaaaaacagaattgaCGTCATCAAGTCTGGGAGTTATGTTGTGGCAGCAGGGGGCGCTACTCTAACATGTGCCCTATACTGTTGATGTCAAATTTCTGCTACTGGATGACATAATTAACCATGTATTTTGCTCAAGCAGAAGCCCTACAGCCCATATTTTGcccacaaataaaaaataaaaaccttcCCATTCTGATGTCAGTCTTTTGAATTTTAAGACTTTGGAGACTGACATAATAGTGAGAAAATAGAACTGAAAAGTGGTTTATACATCCAAGCCCATTTTAACCAGGGTAATTTACTAGGTATGCAGCCCAGCCAGGAATAATAATGAACTGTGTGaggaaaacaaaataaagtatTGATTATAGGGAGATAAGAGTCAAAAAGGAGGATCTGAAAATTATAGACTGAGGGCTATTGATGAAGACAGAACAGGTCAGGGATGGCCTTTTATTTACAGTCATTTCCAGCAAATGAAACTCTGAAGgccaaagtgttttttcttttggtGGTGGGACAGAGTCAGGGGTGGACAGGCAGGAAGTGGTGGTTATTCATCAAAAGATCCCTGCTATTCAACCCCGAAGGGATCTTGAGGCTTTAAAGACAGACAgcactcgtttttttttttttcaaaaagggaagagaaggggaggaggataAACACAGAAAAGCAACAAACATGGCCAAATATGATCAGAGAGATGGATCAAAGGTGAACTTGAGCAGGAACAAGCAGAAAGCAGAGTGGGGCATTTCGCAGTTGTTTTTTAAATAAACAGTTCTCTTTATTTATCATCGAGACTTTTAAagagactaaaaaaaaaaaactaaaaaaaaaaaaacacacacatataagtaGACTTAAAACTGATGTGATCCATCATTAAAagtaaaaggaaaaaaaaaaagataaaataaGAATTTCACATCCATGATGGAGTTTAAAAATCACTGGGTTTCAGAGACCCAAACCCCCTGGTGTCTGACCCCTCGGTCTACACATGTTCAATCCTGGTATCAGTGGTTGAgagattgtgtgcatgtgtataaatgtgttaCAGTACAGACAGGCTGGTCCTCCCACTGACAAAAAAGATAAAAAGCTTTGTGTTCAGCATCAATACACACAAcagcctggacacacacagcagtggctcCACCCAAGTCTCCCCTCTTTGCACACACTTTTCCGCTCTCGACATTGTATGTCCCCATCCCATTCCATATCCCATTAAAAACAGCTTTTGTGCCTGGGTGGGCATTCTCACTGCTGCTTCTGAGGCCAGACACATCCCTATGACTAAGAGAGGGAGACATTTTTTAAGGGGGGTGGGTAAGGGAGAGAGGCAGGACGAGCACAAAGAATTTTACAAACCTctcgcacatacatacatacagaaacacaaacataccGCATCACCTCATACATCACCAGATagtaattacaaaaaaaatgaaagaaaaaacaataaaagagGGAAGGTGGCTAAAACCCTGGGTACAAGTTTTGCTTATGTTGCTGTTTGGTGATGTGGGGGCGCAAGAtgggagggaggtagagagagaaagaggagggaagggagaggaaagggaaatgtcgggggggggggggggggggggggggggttatccaGCGGGTGTTATTTCTTGGCTTTTGCACCCTTTGCTGAATTTCGCGGCGGGGTGACTGGACGGCCTGAACCcatgcctccacctccaccgtAACTGTACAGCTTCTTGTCTGCAGGCTTGAGAATCTGTAAATGagacacacagtcagtcacacCAAACAGAATAGCCATAGCTCATCTTGAACTAGGCAGAAATATACTATTTACTATATACTGTACTACATACTAACATTTAGTCTGCAATTATGTAAATTAGGCATTCTCCTACAAACATGCCACACCATGTCCAGAACCATTGCACTGCACTGAAATAATGACCAACAGACCACAGGCAGTCATGTGGTTTTGAGCTCACCTGGAAGGAACACATGAGGGTCTCGTCCACACTCATCATGGCTCCAGCGTTGTCAAACTCTCCACAGTAGTTGGGCGCCGAGAAGAGAGTGACAAGCTGCCTCTTGGCAAAGAACTCATAACCATCCTCTACCACCTGTGaggcagagaaaaagagaatagTTACGAGTGAGAATGAAGCCATGTTCGGAACGTCCACTcactcaagtcaagtcaagtcggcttttattgtcaatttctttacatgcactggtcatacaaagaattgaaatttcgtttcttactttcccatgcagacatagacatgctcgACACTCAGTGGTCCATATATAGTGAAATCAACTTATTTGTACTGCTTTTCCAGCTGTACATTTTATTTAACTCTATCATGCGCTACAATTGACTTCATCGATACAATTTCTATGGTATATACCACAATTAAAGTAAAGGGGAACTGGCACATAACCCATCACTAATTAGTTTAGTCAGATTGATGCATCGCAATTTTTGAGCCACGATTCGATATAtaccttggggggggggggggctacctTGGAACACCAGCGGATTAGAATATATTATTGTACAtctgatataaaaagagaagATACAGAATTTCTGATAttcatgacagcacactttatgcagattatagcctactatttctattacaaaTCTACAtctaattcagctgtctggttgaagcctggaaataatgtaaacaaagtagcatagttggctagcttatcatagtctactggttggactgttcagtttccccatgtgtgtttaagtttcaaggtaatactttttctccttggggacAGGCTcctttgagtcttggaaaacattggtattgagatgatcagtcaacttgaatgcaagagttgtgtgcagcatgctaatgatgctaaccggatttaatagtaatttagctagtcgtcttctatgcgtccttgctttcacgattgtaaatgttttatttggattaaATGTACATGCCGAGGGACACGTGTACATTGAGCatgcgcaagagagagagggaaagcaagagagagaggggcaaggagagggggtttacttttatactgtttggtaaagttgcacgCATAGTCTACAGTGAAAGCTACGAGAGCTAtgaaattatgatttattttatttttttggacaACGTACCAGTAAGTATACTAATAAGCAAGAGATGTGTTGCTTATGCCgccgcgtaagctgcaaagcgCTGCGGGAAACACTAGAAGAGGTGTGTCACGATTCTGCCTTCTCACACCGTGACACAGGTTCGTGGATATTAGTGTCGTGATTTCGGTTTCGATacgcatatcgttacagccctacatTTTACTATACTTCTAATTCCATGATTTACAGTGACAGACATGTCTTCTAAGTCCACTGTACTAACCTGATGTGCCCTGCATATAAGGTCCATGTCGTGTTTGTGCAGGAACTTGGCCACCACGTCAGCGCCGAAGGTGAAGGAGACCCCACGGTCGTTCTCGCCCCAGCCCAGCACGTCCTTGTCAGGGTCAGCCCACAGCAGGTCACACAGCAGGCCCTGGTCAGGCACATCTGTGGGACGCATCACACGACGAATCTGCTCCATAGACTGCAGGTCAGGAGAGAGCCCTGTAGACAGATGGGgaatgaacaaacacacacagttagatTATAAAAACAACGGACATAAATCTTACTGTACACTGAACACATTAGATCACACCACAGGCACTTAGAAACAATGCCATCCGAAACACATAAACGCAATGGAAATGTCCATATACTAAGCACTGTGACAGCTATGAAAATAGCCACCGTTTCAGTGATATGAATGGATGCACTCACCGCCATGGCAACAGAAGATCTTCTCATCTACGATGGCAGCAACAGGTAAACAGTTGAAACAGTCTGTGAATGTCTTCCAGAGCTTGATATTATACCGCCTCTTGcctgaaagaaaaggagagcaCACAGACCGCagcattagaaaaaaaaaaataatgagacGGAACAAAAAATGTGATGCGTGGATTTCTTGAGCATGCATTTTCTTACATCCATCATACACTGTTGCGGACATGCTtcacagagaggaaaagaagtcATCTGCTCTATGTTGCAGAGCACGGTGGCCATTTTGTGGTCAAACAGGAAGTCTGCATGCATGCCTTCAAAATGTCTACACTGCTCCACTACTGTGGCCTTTCGCAGCACTTTCAATGCACATGAAACAAATGTGCAGGTTCAACAGCCTGTTAAACCATGTGTCACAGGGTCCACATACACAAGTGGGCATGCTTAGACCCATCAATAGGATTAGACCTTGAttctagtgtgtgtctgtgtgtacatgtgtgcctgcatgtttcTGGCATTAATAGGATTAGGCCAGCATTGCCTTTACTtgcagtgtttgtgttgtacATGGATCTCAACCCCCTCACCATACACTCAAGAATCAGCATTTGGTCGATGTTATGCTCATGCATTTGACATTAAATTAGatatttaaaacatttatttatttatgaacgCATGTGTAATGCTTCATGGATAGTGTTGAAGTAACGTTTTGTCACATCTTTACCGGCATGTTTATTTCACTGTACATTGGTGAATATGTTGAGTTTGTTCCTGTTCATTTAGTGAAAGTACTGTTAAAATGgtttatatttaatatttaaaatattgaagcaggcagctcactgcgccggcatTAGTGTGTgcgtcacctcactgtgtgttcactgtgtgccgtttgtgtttcactaattcaccgattgggttaaatgcagagaccaaatttccctcacgggatcaaaaaagtatatatacttatacatatacatattctTATACTCACACTCATCATAGAAACCATAGATGCGGTTGATGGAGGCGCACTCGTGGTTGCCGCGCAGCAGGAAGAAGTTCTCAGGATATTTGACCTTGTATGCCAGCAGCAGGCATATGGTCTCCAGGGACTGCTTGCCTCTGTCCACATAGTCGCCTAGGAACAGGTAGTTGCTCTCAGGTGGGAAGCCGCCGTACTCAAAGAGCCGCAGCAGGTCGTAGTACTGGCCATGCACGTCACCTGAAAAGGACAAATGAAATGCCTTTACACACATGCAAGCGGAGGGAGGGGAGGTTGGGGAGGAAGTCTAAAAACAAAAAGTGATGCCAGCTAAAGGAGGTGACCTAGTTAGGCAGGGACTCTAAGGGCCAACGCACAGGCTGTGGAGAAGCGCACTGCGCTCAACGAATTCAGAGGAAAGTGACCCATGTCCACTTCTTGTCACCACCCTTTCCCAAAGTTATCTTGCAAACTAACATGCAGAAGGAGCACAGAAGCGGTCAATGTTATAGATGCACTGATCTTGGCCAATTGGCATTTGAAGTTTGATCTGCCAATTTGAATTGTACTTGCGTGTGTCTAAATTAGTGTCACAAACGTTGGACGTGGCATTGTGGTAGGACATTTTTTTTAGAATTTACATCAGGCCCATCAAATCTGACTGACTGCCATCATGGCTGAGTCATGATGCAAGGTCTATGTGAATACACAGAAATTATTTAGAATATAATTTATTGTTAGGGATCCACAAAGAAAATCCATGTACCTAAATCATATCTATCTAACccttgtaaatgtaaatagcCTTGAAGCGCTGTGTTTCTGGCATTGTAATGCTTTTAAGAGCCAAATTGAATATCACTCTTATTTGGTGATTCAGAACATCGGGAGCATTCCATAGCAGTGTGCTGAATTTCAGTGTTATCAAAGTCCTTACCATAGGCAGGCTACTGATTTATTGTAGGTGTACAGGGCTTTCTGTAAACTCTTTGTAGCCTAAAATACCTGTGGCTACCTTTGTTGTCTGATCAATCCCATGATTCAGCAATGGCACATGctacaccatacacacatttttaaaacttTTCTTTAATAGGAAATTCCCATTGTATGTTCACAATAAATCACTGTCAATAATCAATCATGGCCAATCAAGAAGTTCACCAGCCAAATCCAGTCACTGGCAGATCGACCAGGGCATTTTTACTCAAAGGAAATGAGCAGATAGTACTTTCATAGGTGTGGCTTTTGATAACGCTTGCATAAGAACAAGTAGTGTCTATAGGACAGCTGCTGCCACAGCAACAAATGTCATGGCACTAGCAGATAATCTTATCAATCTGTGACGAGCACCTATGGTCTCAGCTTGGGAAGATTGTTGTGCTAACACTAGCTTGTGCTAACACTATTCAGGCATACAGAACCtgatataaaaaaacaaacaaacaaacaaacaaaaaaaacaaaaaatacaagcCAATGGGACTTACCACAGATCTTGAGTGGCGCCTCAAGCTCCAGCAGGATTGGCTGACTGAGGAAGATTTCCCGGGACTTGAGGCACAGGCCACGGATCTCGTTCTCCGTCAGCTGCACATTCTTGCCTGGCCGAGAGCCCTTCActgaagagacagacagacaaggagGATTTAGACAGATCAGACAAAgacccacaaatacacacaggcacaatcattcacaaacacacaaaaatagaGAATACTGGGCCGACATATCACAAACATCAAGTAGACAGACACAGGGAAAAAATACCTAGCCTAGCCTAAGTATGCTAGCCAAAAAGAATGGCAGTGCATCGAGATGGACTGAGCTTGAGAAGCACTTCAAAGCAGGTCTCAGGGCTAAATCCCATTTACAGACACAAAAGAACACTGAGGCTTCAGTGAAAGGACAATTATGAGGGAGCgctttgatctctctctctctgtgtgtgtgtgtgtgtcttcatctgTGTGTTCAGAATATCCATATCCCTCAGTACAGACCACATAACAGAAAACAAGACCCTGTGCTTAACATAGGGGCAGACACACCCATATGCTAAACGTGGTGGcatgcacagatacacaggccatacacacacgctgcaCCAAGAGCACGTGAGGCGCAAAGCCTGAACGGTGATGTAACTACAGAGTCACTGCAATGAGGCAGACGGAGCGAACGAGGGAGAGGAAAAGCAAGAAAATAGGACAAGTTTTTCATGAAGGACAGACAATAGGGCTACGAGGGGAAAcacagttgtcaaaaagggatGGTATACTAGGGATAGTAAGCTAACGAATCACAGATGGAGAGTTTTAAGACTGTAATATTAAGCTACTGAGTTGAGGGAAACGACATGTTTAAAATGGCTAATGACCTAGAGGATGCTGAAGGGTAAGTCtcgagaaggagagaaatggaggtcagagagatagggagggagagagcatgcGAGAGAAATGCAAGGCATGTGGAGAGCAACTGAAGGagttctcttcctccttctccccctcgTTTGGTGGCTATACTGCAGTCGAGCATCAGTCGGCATGTGCAGCAGTGGCTTAAAAACAGCAACTACAAGATGAATGTTTAAGACCCAAATAAATGTATGATCTCCTGAAGTGTGCACTCAACTCCCTGCATCACAGGAAGGAGGGAATTATATTGGACACGCTGCCCTGTGATACTCAGTGTACCAACAATACAAAACATAGCATGCCATAAGTTAATAAGGACTTTGAGTGATACATCTCTTCATTCAATGATTCAGTATTTATGCAGTTCTCATCTTCTCACCACCTGGTCAACAATGGTGTTAATTTTATCAGAtgagacaaagacaaaaaaaaaaactttttttcttgCTCCACATATGTGAAATGTTTCCATTGCATGTTGTCATTTTAGTGCCCAGGTTAGAGCAGCCACACTGCCTCTGATATGCACATCTCAGGTGCGGCTCAAGCCGCACAGCAACCGAGTCAGCTAGAGAATAGAGGTGGTgcctatttattttgtgtgaGGTGTATTGGAAGCTGTTCTAAGCAAAAATACTGATTGATCCTCATacctaggggggggggggggggggggggggggggtcgagacTACACAGGTAGTATAATTGCTGAAACcgaatgtagcctataattacatTATGTCGACAAAGTTAACATATGTGAATGAgaaatgagtgtgaatgtttgctggtgctctctcccccctctgtaCAAGAGTAAACAAAATGATGTGACCGCTTTCTGGTAATAAATGGGCAAGTTACTGGTCTGACCTACAGTACAATAATGTCACTCATTGTGTATTTAGGCCCATTACCAAAGGTAAACTCTATACAGAAAGATGTGAGCACTATACACAATAAAATTCTATACTTGCACTGTGAGCACCAGAGATGCTCCAGGTGTGATCACGCACACGCAACTGCATGTCACGTACGCATTTTCCGTTGTGTTGCTGCTGCAGTGCAGAGTGCGCAAACTAACTCACAGAAACTTAATGACTACAGCAGTTGGTAGGAGAAGACAAGTTTACCCATGTGAACACATTAAGTACAGACCACAGGCTAAAACTATAAAGGAGTAAAGTGTGACTAAAAAACAAATGAGCGTTTTCGTCTAAAACAGAATACCAAAACAAAAAATTCTGCCAAAATTAACACTGGTCAGTGATGTCTCAAATGAATTATTTTGCCTGCCTGAGAAAACAACTAAAATGGTAGACATTGAAAATGTTTTTGGTTTGATGACCTGATTTCTTACTTTCAGAAGTGGGACAGGCTCAGTACTGATTTTCGGCCACTTTAAAACCAATTCTTGGCTTTTCAAGAGATGcagcaactttttcagtagtttATAAATAGTGAATTAAAATGTCTCATTCATAAAATGTTCAAATGCTGTTCAACTTGGTCTTTGTTAGTGGTACTGACTCTTCTCCTCACCCCTCACTACCACTACTTATGTCAGGTCAGCCAATAAGGGCTGTGCCCGTTTGCCTACATCACACAAATTATGTTTCTCTGCGTACACATACATCAAAGGTCAACAACCACCAACCAATGTCTTACTGGTCAATGACAATATTTTCATTGATTTATTTAGTACAATCTCCACCATTTTAGCATGGCTTGAAACAATGTGGGTCCTCAAAATGAAGGTT from Alosa sapidissima isolate fAloSap1 chromosome 3, fAloSap1.pri, whole genome shotgun sequence carries:
- the ppp1caa gene encoding protein phosphatase 1, catalytic subunit, alpha isozyme a; translation: MAEPDKLNIDSIIQRLLEVKGSRPGKNVQLTENEIRGLCLKSREIFLSQPILLELEAPLKICGDVHGQYYDLLRLFEYGGFPPESNYLFLGDYVDRGKQSLETICLLLAYKVKYPENFFLLRGNHECASINRIYGFYDECKRRYNIKLWKTFTDCFNCLPVAAIVDEKIFCCHGGLSPDLQSMEQIRRVMRPTDVPDQGLLCDLLWADPDKDVLGWGENDRGVSFTFGADVVAKFLHKHDMDLICRAHQVVEDGYEFFAKRQLVTLFSAPNYCGEFDNAGAMMSVDETLMCSFQILKPADKKLYSYGGGGGMGSGRPVTPPRNSAKGAKAKK